The genomic region ACAAACTTTCTCTTCGTTACGGACCAGTTTTTCGCCTTTTTTTGGGTTCTGTGCCTTGTGCGGTGGCTTGTTCACCAGAAACGGCAAAAGAATTTCTTAAAACATATGAACATGCCTATTTAGACCGACCCCATAACTCGGCATTAGCATACCTAACTTATGGGTCACAAAGCTTCGCGTTTGCTCCTTATGGATCTTATTGGAAATTCATGAAAAAGATAATCATGTCACAGCTCCTAAATGGTACAACACTCGACTTGCTGCTTCCAGTTAGACAAGATGAGCTTAATCGTTTCATGAATACACTCTTTCAAAAGGCCAAGATTGGGAAGGCAGTAGACCTTAATGGGGAGCTGTTGAAGATGTCAAATAATGTGATATCAAGGATGCTTATGAGTGAAAGATGTTCAGAGAATGAAGATGAGGCTGGGGAAATGAGAAAATTGGTTACTGAGATAACTGAGATTGCAGGTAAGTTTAACCTCTCGGACTACATATGGATCCTTAAGAATCTTGATTTGCAGGGGTTTGGAAAAAGGTTGAAGGATATTCGAAGAAGATTTGATGAATTGATCGATGGGATCATTAAAGATCATGAAGAGTCAAGAAAGCAAGGGTCCGGAAAAGTGAGGGACTTGCTTAACATTTTACTCGATGTAGCTGAAGATGAAACCATGGAGATAAAGTTGACCAGAGAGCACATTAAAGCCTTCATTCTGGTAATATAAAACTGTGTTTGCATGTTAAAATACGGATTGTGCTAAACGTACCCCATCTCTCACTTGTTTTAATTGTTGCATTCTTCTTGACACATCATTAACATTCTATTTTTTTCACATTGAAAGAAaaaaagatatataaaaaaaattacttgATTAGATGTTTTTAGGGGAAGGATGCACTAAAAATTTACGGAAAGAGTTACGTTTAGCCAACCCTAAGATACTAACAAAAGTATCTGTCATTTCAGGATATATTTGTTGCCGGAACACAATCTTCTGCGATCACACTAGAATGGGCCTTAGCAGAACTCATCAACCATCCAAACATAATGGAAAAAGCAATAGAAGAAATCGATCAAGTTATTGGGAAAAAACGACTTTTACAAGAATCAGA from Helianthus annuus cultivar XRQ/B chromosome 10, HanXRQr2.0-SUNRISE, whole genome shotgun sequence harbors:
- the LOC110884890 gene encoding 3,9-dihydroxypterocarpan 6A-monooxygenase; amino-acid sequence: MGDLHGYFFLFLIWLISTIFIRAIFKSTSSKPHLPPSPFALPIIGHLHLLAPIPHQAFHKLSLRYGPVFRLFLGSVPCAVACSPETAKEFLKTYEHAYLDRPHNSALAYLTYGSQSFAFAPYGSYWKFMKKIIMSQLLNGTTLDLLLPVRQDELNRFMNTLFQKAKIGKAVDLNGELLKMSNNVISRMLMSERCSENEDEAGEMRKLVTEITEIAGKFNLSDYIWILKNLDLQGFGKRLKDIRRRFDELIDGIIKDHEESRKQGSGKVRDLLNILLDVAEDETMEIKLTREHIKAFILDIFVAGTQSSAITLEWALAELINHPNIMEKAIEEIDQVIGKKRLLQESDIPNLPYLQAIVKETLRLHATGPVILRQSTEDCTVAGYHIPANTTVFINVWALGRDPNHWENPLEFRPERFEQNNVDVRGQHFHIIPFGSGRRICPGTSLSLQMIQTTLGSMIQCFDWKAGEDGNLTSVDMEEGPGITLPRANPLVCIPVARIDPISL